The following proteins are encoded in a genomic region of Desulfonatronum thiodismutans:
- a CDS encoding DUF4276 family protein, translating into MIQLELIVEEASAEEALRHLLPGMLRGRARAKVINLGSKYKLLKVLEDRLRAYRTRIDKGENLRVVVLLDRDDDDCVLLKDRLEQASAQAGLPSKSRPDERGRFFVVNRIVIEELESWFIGDPEALRGAFTRLPRITPTSGIFRNPDNGGTWEALHRFLKKHGIYRNSYPKIDAARRIAPNMRIDRNRSRSFGQFVAGIEAMLA; encoded by the coding sequence ATGATCCAGCTCGAGTTGATCGTTGAAGAAGCTTCCGCCGAGGAGGCTCTGCGGCACTTACTCCCCGGAATGTTGCGTGGCCGTGCCCGTGCCAAGGTGATCAACCTCGGAAGCAAGTACAAACTGCTCAAGGTGCTTGAGGACCGATTGCGAGCTTACCGGACGCGTATCGACAAGGGCGAGAACTTGCGTGTCGTGGTGCTGCTTGATCGTGATGATGACGATTGTGTCCTGCTGAAGGACAGACTGGAGCAAGCATCAGCACAGGCGGGCCTGCCCTCCAAATCCCGACCGGATGAGCGTGGCCGTTTTTTCGTGGTGAACCGGATCGTGATCGAAGAACTGGAATCCTGGTTCATAGGCGATCCAGAGGCGTTGCGAGGGGCGTTCACAAGACTGCCCAGGATCACGCCGACGAGCGGTATCTTCCGCAATCCGGACAACGGCGGAACCTGGGAAGCTCTGCACCGCTTTCTGAAGAAGCACGGCATCTACAGAAACTCTTACCCAAAGATCGATGCGGCCCGGCGCATCGCTCCGAACATGCGGATCGACCGGAACAGGTCTAGGAGCTTTGGGCAGTTCGTCGCGGGTATCGAGGCGATGCTGGCCTGA
- a CDS encoding Fic family protein yields MKFETFKAGRWAKRYQYQSFEPVPVNHPWTWEDPAINTLLEQATRALGELNAFSLIVPDIDLFIQMHVVKEAQTSSKIEGTQTGIGEALMEEEQISPEKRDDWREVRNYIEAVNTAIIELQNLPLSNRLLKRTHAILMRSARGEHKLPGEFRTSQNWIGGSSLNDATFIPPHRDNVPELMSDLEKFWHNEEIIVPHLIRAAISHYQFETIHPFLDGNGRIGRLFIPLYLISHGLLAKPSLYLSDFFERNRASYYDALMRVRVGNDLIHWVRFFLNGVAQTAAKGREVFRQILALRSEVEQSVMGMGKRAATAHQTLNLLYRKPVIDASDLERELKVSTPTANALIKSLRNKGILVETTGQQRGRVYAFDRYLSLFLS; encoded by the coding sequence ATGAAATTCGAAACATTCAAAGCCGGACGGTGGGCTAAGCGCTACCAGTACCAGAGCTTTGAGCCGGTTCCCGTCAATCACCCCTGGACATGGGAAGACCCCGCCATCAACACCTTGTTGGAGCAGGCCACCCGGGCCCTGGGCGAGCTGAACGCCTTTTCACTGATCGTACCGGATATCGATCTGTTCATTCAGATGCACGTGGTCAAGGAGGCGCAGACATCCAGCAAGATCGAGGGAACTCAGACCGGCATCGGCGAAGCACTGATGGAGGAAGAGCAGATCAGCCCGGAAAAACGTGATGATTGGCGCGAGGTGCGTAATTACATCGAAGCGGTCAACACCGCGATTATCGAGTTGCAGAATCTACCGCTGTCCAACCGGCTGCTGAAGCGAACACACGCGATCCTGATGCGCAGCGCACGTGGCGAGCACAAGTTGCCTGGAGAATTTCGAACCAGTCAGAACTGGATCGGTGGTTCGAGTCTGAACGATGCCACTTTTATTCCACCGCACCGGGATAACGTGCCCGAGTTGATGAGTGACTTGGAGAAATTCTGGCACAACGAGGAGATCATCGTCCCCCATCTCATTCGCGCCGCCATCAGCCACTACCAGTTCGAGACCATTCACCCGTTTCTGGACGGCAACGGAAGAATAGGCCGCCTGTTCATCCCGCTCTACCTGATCAGCCACGGCCTGTTGGCCAAACCTTCTTTATATCTTTCAGACTTTTTCGAGCGCAACAGGGCCAGCTACTATGACGCCCTGATGCGGGTTCGTGTTGGCAACGACCTGATCCACTGGGTGCGCTTCTTTCTCAACGGCGTTGCGCAAACAGCCGCTAAGGGGCGGGAGGTATTCCGGCAGATCCTGGCCCTGCGCAGCGAAGTCGAACAATCCGTCATGGGGATGGGCAAACGGGCGGCAACCGCTCACCAAACGCTCAACCTGCTGTATCGCAAGCCGGTGATCGATGCGAGCGACCTGGAACGGGAACTGAAGGTGTCCACCCCCACGGCCAACGCATTGATCAAGTCTTTGAGAAATAAGGGAATTCTTGTGGAAACCACCGGGCAGCAACGGGGCCGGGTTTATGCCTTTGATCGTTACCTTAGCCTTTTCTTAAGTTAA
- the thiH gene encoding 2-iminoacetate synthase ThiH codes for MSFAEVMGTYAGLDMPKAIHGYQRQDVLRALDKDRLGPDDLLTLLSPAAGTMLEELARKAAAVTLRHFGRAVQLFTPLYVSDFCTNRCVYCGFNAEQKNKRRQLTLEEVRVEAEHIAITGLRQILLLTGDARAKAPPEYLEQVLAVLRGFFPSLLLEVYALTQEEYARMITAGAEGLTIYQETYDPEQYARMHPSGPKRDYAFRLDAPERACRAGMRWVGIGALYGLGNWRTDAFWAALHARWLQDRYPGAEIGLSLPRMRPHAAGWQPEHPVSDRDLTQILLAQRLFLPRAAITLSTREAPGLRENLLPLGVTRLSAGVSTSVGGHGADQAGTPQFEVADDRGVGEIAAMLRSKGYQPVFKDWQPLAVR; via the coding sequence ATGAGTTTTGCCGAAGTCATGGGCACCTATGCCGGCCTGGACATGCCCAAGGCCATCCATGGCTACCAGCGCCAGGACGTACTCCGAGCCCTGGACAAGGACCGCCTCGGCCCGGATGACCTGTTGACCCTGCTCTCGCCTGCCGCCGGGACCATGCTGGAAGAACTGGCCCGCAAGGCCGCGGCCGTGACCCTGCGGCATTTCGGCCGGGCGGTTCAGCTGTTCACCCCGCTCTATGTTTCGGATTTCTGCACCAACCGCTGCGTGTATTGCGGCTTCAACGCGGAACAGAAAAACAAGCGCCGTCAGCTTACCCTGGAGGAGGTCCGGGTTGAGGCCGAGCACATAGCAATCACCGGATTGCGCCAGATCCTGTTGCTCACCGGCGATGCCCGGGCCAAGGCCCCGCCGGAGTATCTGGAGCAGGTTCTGGCCGTGCTTCGCGGATTTTTCCCCAGCCTGCTCCTGGAGGTCTACGCCCTGACCCAGGAGGAATACGCCCGGATGATCACCGCCGGGGCCGAGGGGCTGACGATTTATCAGGAAACCTACGATCCAGAACAATATGCCCGGATGCATCCCAGCGGCCCCAAACGGGACTACGCCTTCCGCCTGGACGCACCGGAGCGGGCCTGCCGGGCAGGCATGCGCTGGGTGGGGATCGGCGCGCTCTACGGCCTAGGCAATTGGCGTACCGACGCCTTCTGGGCCGCCCTGCACGCCCGCTGGCTGCAGGATCGCTATCCCGGCGCGGAAATCGGCCTGTCCCTGCCCCGGATGCGCCCTCATGCCGCGGGCTGGCAGCCTGAGCATCCGGTTTCGGACCGGGATCTGACCCAGATCCTCCTGGCCCAGCGCCTGTTCCTGCCCCGGGCAGCCATCACCCTGTCCACCCGGGAAGCCCCCGGGCTGCGGGAAAACCTCCTGCCCCTGGGCGTAACCCGGCTCTCCGCCGGGGTCTCCACGTCCGTGGGCGGCCACGGGGCGGATCAGGCAGGAACCCCGCAGTTCGAGGTGGCCGACGACCGCGGCGTTGGCGAGATCGCGGCCATGCTCCGGTCCAAGGGCTATCAGCCGGTGTTCAAGGACTGGCAGCCGTTGGCCGTTCGTTGA
- a CDS encoding McrB family protein — protein MNSKPEGAGARACWFVGATYGGTGDQTPRFLREGIWENGYQDKYLDTVKSIQAGDRIAIKSSYTRKHDLPFDNRSQTVSVMAIKAIGTVKENFGDGRTLKVDWKPYDPPREWYFYTNRSTVWRVLPGDWTTDALIGFAFEEKPQDINRFRNAPYWRERFGDTTADKRRFNWTRFYEAMADQILSFRNRRSELVSSIHAIAERHDCMSILNDQYEKGVPGGPLKDICPFTVMGIFNRGITDANRKALANELASLLGVSVPVPDSFEGIPVVNNQRSWFFAYSYQRQPDDIDALWEIFAQAIAFSDTNDAETRSAFTAAFDNASKRWGVGWNLTMGLYWIRPWSFPTLDGQSQDYIRKKLNIQIGKNGPKGRCSARDYLELLDTLEARFQEDAYPVHSFPELSLAAWLYKDSGKSFHPKATDTDGQDAEMFEEDIELDEADADLKDLFPKFDQLMIPLLRLLIDGKEHLAKDVFRELKSLMGLEKYDVITLDSTGQPLFDNRAGWAKSYLKKAGLVVFPKRGFVQISEKGLEFLNQPQSELEKYSTFTDFFASTSSSPMDESRPIVPYSIDDILSDGCFISREKIEKILERLRTKKNLILQGPPGTGKTWLAKRLAFALIGQRDDSKVRAVQFHPNLSYEDFIRGWRPIGDGKLTLVDGPFLEMMKSASKEPTSRHVVVIEEINRGNPAQIFGEMLTLLEADKRTPNEALELSYKQSDGERVFIPDNLYVIGTMNIADRSLALVDLALRRRFAFIDLEPSLGKPWKDWVLSQCGIDVDILAEIEQRLTALNNVISADTGLGPQFRLGHSYVTPPFGIPINNPREWFRQVVDTEIGPLLDEYWFDALEKSQQARERLLEGF, from the coding sequence ATGAATTCTAAACCTGAAGGAGCCGGAGCCCGAGCCTGCTGGTTTGTCGGGGCTACATACGGTGGAACCGGTGATCAAACACCCCGTTTCCTGCGGGAAGGCATTTGGGAGAATGGGTATCAGGACAAATATCTCGACACGGTCAAGTCCATCCAGGCTGGAGATCGTATTGCGATCAAATCGTCCTATACACGAAAACACGATCTGCCTTTTGATAACCGCAGCCAAACCGTTTCCGTCATGGCAATCAAGGCCATTGGCACGGTCAAGGAGAATTTTGGCGACGGACGGACATTGAAGGTTGATTGGAAACCATATGATCCTCCGCGTGAATGGTATTTCTATACCAACAGAAGCACGGTTTGGCGTGTCTTGCCGGGTGATTGGACCACGGACGCGCTGATTGGCTTTGCGTTTGAGGAAAAGCCTCAAGACATCAATCGGTTTCGCAATGCTCCCTATTGGCGTGAGCGTTTTGGCGACACAACCGCCGATAAGCGTCGCTTCAACTGGACTCGTTTTTATGAGGCGATGGCTGACCAGATCCTTTCCTTCAGGAATCGACGCAGTGAATTGGTTTCCAGCATCCACGCCATTGCCGAAAGACATGACTGCATGTCCATCCTGAATGATCAGTACGAGAAAGGTGTTCCCGGCGGACCACTGAAAGATATATGCCCATTTACCGTCATGGGCATTTTCAACAGGGGGATTACAGATGCCAATCGCAAAGCTTTGGCGAATGAGCTGGCGAGCCTTCTTGGCGTATCGGTACCGGTTCCCGATTCCTTTGAGGGGATTCCCGTTGTAAATAATCAAAGGTCATGGTTTTTTGCTTACAGCTATCAACGCCAACCAGACGACATAGACGCTCTATGGGAGATATTTGCCCAAGCGATTGCCTTCTCGGATACGAATGATGCCGAAACACGATCAGCATTTACCGCGGCGTTCGACAACGCCTCAAAACGCTGGGGAGTAGGGTGGAATCTGACCATGGGGCTTTACTGGATCCGCCCATGGAGCTTCCCTACGCTTGACGGTCAATCACAGGATTACATCCGCAAAAAACTCAATATCCAAATCGGAAAAAACGGCCCAAAAGGCCGCTGTAGTGCGCGTGATTATCTCGAACTGCTGGATACCCTTGAGGCACGCTTTCAAGAGGACGCTTACCCCGTCCACTCTTTTCCTGAGCTCTCTCTAGCGGCATGGCTCTATAAAGACAGCGGAAAGTCCTTCCATCCAAAGGCGACAGACACTGATGGGCAGGATGCTGAAATGTTTGAGGAAGACATTGAGCTAGACGAAGCAGATGCCGATTTGAAAGATTTGTTCCCAAAATTCGATCAGTTAATGATCCCCCTTTTGAGGCTCCTGATTGATGGCAAGGAACATCTTGCCAAAGATGTCTTTCGGGAACTCAAGTCCCTGATGGGACTGGAGAAGTATGACGTCATTACCCTTGATTCTACTGGCCAGCCGTTGTTCGATAATCGAGCAGGTTGGGCAAAGTCTTACCTTAAGAAAGCAGGACTTGTTGTTTTTCCCAAAAGAGGTTTTGTTCAAATTTCCGAGAAAGGTCTGGAATTTTTAAATCAGCCTCAATCGGAGTTGGAGAAGTATAGTACTTTTACAGATTTTTTTGCATCAACATCATCATCACCGATGGATGAATCACGGCCAATAGTTCCGTATTCGATAGACGACATTCTCTCGGATGGTTGCTTCATCTCGCGAGAAAAAATCGAAAAAATTCTTGAACGCCTACGAACCAAGAAAAACCTGATACTCCAGGGGCCGCCGGGAACTGGAAAAACGTGGCTGGCAAAGCGATTGGCTTTTGCTTTGATCGGGCAACGCGACGACAGCAAAGTCCGAGCTGTCCAATTTCACCCAAACCTCTCTTACGAAGACTTTATTCGCGGCTGGCGACCGATCGGCGACGGAAAACTTACTCTTGTGGACGGCCCGTTTCTGGAGATGATGAAGTCAGCCTCGAAAGAGCCCACATCACGACACGTCGTCGTCATCGAAGAGATCAACCGAGGGAACCCCGCACAGATTTTTGGGGAAATGCTGACGCTGCTTGAGGCGGACAAGAGAACGCCGAACGAAGCCCTGGAGCTTTCCTATAAGCAGTCGGATGGCGAACGAGTATTTATCCCAGACAACTTGTACGTCATCGGTACGATGAATATTGCCGACCGTTCCCTTGCACTGGTCGATCTGGCACTACGGCGTCGTTTTGCCTTCATTGACCTGGAACCCTCACTGGGCAAGCCCTGGAAAGACTGGGTTCTGTCCCAGTGCGGTATTGACGTTGACATCCTTGCTGAGATTGAACAGCGCCTCACTGCCCTGAACAACGTAATTTCCGCGGATACCGGCCTCGGACCGCAGTTCCGTTTGGGACACAGTTATGTTACGCCTCCGTTCGGCATACCTATCAATAATCCCCGAGAATGGTTCCGCCAAGTCGTTGATACGGAAATCGGTCCACTGCTCGACGAGTACTGGTTTGATGCGCTTGAAAAGTCCCAGCAAGCCAGGGAACGTCTACTCGAAGGTTTTTAA
- the mcrC gene encoding 5-methylcytosine-specific restriction endonuclease system specificity protein McrC, whose translation MTLGTPEHASCSKDDGGRIGRIPVRNLWLLMLYASELFRDIENAKVAVEDNPDDIPDLVAEILCRQVERRIQRNLSYGYQSREAELNRVRGRINLLNTERRRLLDRGKVACRFDELTIDTARNRFVRSALENISKVVRRNGLARRCKALAASLRQMGVTGEQPGRGEVFIARFGRHDVDDQPMVAAAYLAFNLALPTEAEGSRQLPLPDREISWVRKLYEKGVAGFYDVVLSGKGWRVGSGKVIDWQIESKSPGIDRILPSMRTDIILDHSGTERRIVIDTKFNSVVTRGWYREESLRSGYVYQIYAYLRSQEGRGDLLAEKASGLLLHPSVGDMVNEAVMIQNHEIRFATVDLAASAKEIRGQLLQVLDFAI comes from the coding sequence GTGACTTTGGGGACACCCGAACATGCATCATGTTCAAAGGATGATGGAGGTCGGATCGGCCGCATCCCGGTACGCAACCTTTGGCTGCTTATGCTCTACGCATCGGAACTATTTCGAGATATTGAGAATGCCAAGGTCGCTGTAGAGGACAATCCAGATGATATTCCCGATCTGGTGGCGGAAATACTCTGCCGTCAGGTTGAACGCCGCATCCAACGCAATTTGAGCTATGGCTACCAGTCGCGGGAAGCTGAACTGAACCGGGTACGCGGACGTATCAATCTGCTGAATACCGAAAGGCGTCGTTTGCTTGACCGGGGAAAAGTGGCTTGCCGGTTCGATGAATTGACCATTGATACTGCTCGAAACCGCTTTGTACGTTCGGCCCTTGAGAATATCTCCAAAGTAGTCCGCCGTAATGGACTGGCCCGCCGATGCAAGGCGTTGGCCGCAAGTTTAAGGCAGATGGGGGTAACCGGGGAACAGCCTGGTCGTGGCGAAGTTTTCATCGCCCGCTTTGGCAGGCACGATGTAGATGACCAACCAATGGTTGCCGCAGCCTATTTGGCTTTTAACCTTGCCTTACCAACGGAAGCCGAGGGTTCTAGGCAATTGCCGTTGCCGGATCGTGAAATAAGCTGGGTTCGCAAACTTTACGAGAAAGGTGTCGCTGGATTCTATGATGTTGTGCTTTCAGGAAAAGGGTGGCGTGTCGGCTCCGGCAAGGTGATTGATTGGCAGATTGAGAGTAAAAGTCCAGGTATAGACAGAATCCTACCCTCCATGCGGACCGACATCATACTTGATCACTCTGGTACGGAACGTCGTATTGTTATCGACACCAAGTTCAACTCCGTTGTCACTCGGGGCTGGTATCGAGAAGAATCTCTACGCAGCGGGTATGTATACCAGATATATGCATATTTGAGGTCACAGGAAGGCCGTGGCGATCTGCTCGCTGAGAAGGCATCGGGGCTACTTCTGCATCCTTCTGTGGGCGATATGGTTAACGAAGCCGTGATGATCCAGAACCATGAGATTCGATTTGCCACTGTCGATCTCGCGGCCTCGGCAAAGGAGATCCGAGGGCAGCTTTTGCAGGTTCTTGATTTTGCCATCTGA
- the thiF gene encoding sulfur carrier protein ThiS adenylyltransferase ThiF — protein MNIIEQGIAHHIGPEALARLQRVRVGLAGAGGLGSNCAHALVRSGFKRFVLVDFDRVEPSNLNRQFFFPDQVGLPKVVALAANLLCINPDLELELLESRIMEDNVQGLFAGCDAVLECVDDPSVKKLLAEAMLPTSALFVAASGIAGCGNADRIRTRRLRANFFLVGDEQTAACSDTPPLAPLVAVAAAKQADVVLHHFLHLQHPLHPHHQGSVS, from the coding sequence ATGAATATCATTGAACAAGGCATCGCCCATCACATCGGCCCGGAGGCCCTGGCCCGCCTGCAACGGGTGCGCGTCGGCCTGGCCGGGGCCGGTGGTCTGGGCTCCAACTGCGCCCACGCCCTGGTCCGTTCCGGGTTCAAGCGCTTCGTGCTCGTGGATTTCGACCGGGTGGAACCCTCCAACCTGAACCGGCAGTTCTTCTTCCCGGACCAGGTCGGCCTGCCCAAGGTCGTAGCCCTGGCCGCCAACCTGCTGTGCATCAACCCGGATCTGGAGTTGGAACTGCTGGAGTCGCGGATCATGGAAGACAACGTTCAGGGCCTGTTTGCCGGTTGCGATGCCGTGCTGGAATGCGTGGATGACCCGTCCGTGAAAAAGCTGCTGGCCGAGGCCATGCTCCCCACCTCGGCCTTGTTCGTGGCCGCCTCGGGCATTGCCGGATGCGGGAACGCCGACCGGATTCGCACCAGACGCCTCCGGGCCAACTTCTTCCTCGTGGGCGACGAGCAAACCGCCGCCTGTTCGGATACTCCCCCGCTGGCCCCCCTGGTCGCCGTGGCCGCGGCCAAGCAGGCCGACGTGGTGCTGCATCATTTTTTGCATCTTCAACACCCTCTCCATCCACATCATCAAGGAAGCGTCTCATGA
- the thiE gene encoding thiamine phosphate synthase: MNNPLHNIDLYCLTSEEHSLGRSNLEVVRAMLDAGIKLIQYREKDKLGRVKLEECAAIRELTREAGALFLVNDDVAVAQAMDADGVHVGQDDLPVPVVRRLLGPGKIIGLSTHSPDQARAAVAAGADYIGVGPIFATKTKKDVCAPVGLEYLEWVTANLSIPFVVIGGIKEHNIGEVIHRGASCVAMITEIVAKPDIAGQIRALRNAMNNNIKE, from the coding sequence ATGAACAATCCCTTGCACAACATCGACCTGTACTGCCTGACCAGCGAGGAGCACTCCCTGGGTCGGTCCAACCTGGAGGTGGTCCGGGCCATGTTGGACGCCGGAATCAAGCTCATTCAGTACCGGGAGAAGGACAAGCTCGGACGGGTCAAGCTGGAGGAATGCGCGGCCATCCGGGAGCTGACCCGCGAGGCCGGAGCCCTGTTTCTGGTCAACGACGACGTAGCCGTGGCCCAGGCCATGGACGCGGACGGCGTACACGTGGGCCAGGACGACCTGCCTGTCCCGGTGGTCCGCCGCCTGCTCGGACCGGGCAAGATCATCGGCCTGTCCACCCACTCCCCGGACCAGGCCCGGGCCGCTGTGGCGGCCGGGGCGGACTACATCGGCGTGGGGCCGATCTTCGCCACCAAGACCAAGAAGGACGTCTGCGCGCCGGTGGGCCTGGAATATCTGGAATGGGTCACGGCCAATCTGTCCATTCCCTTCGTGGTCATCGGCGGGATCAAGGAGCACAACATCGGGGAAGTGATTCACAGAGGTGCGTCCTGCGTGGCCATGATCACGGAAATCGTCGCCAAGCCGGACATCGCCGGGCAGATCCGGGCCCTGCGCAACGCCATGAACAATAATATAAAGGAATGA
- a CDS encoding AAA family ATPase: MTNNPNPPRIESLSVRNYRALRELTLDQLTPLTVLLGPNGSGKSTVFDVFAFLSECFSDGLRKAWDRRGRFRELRSRDQGGPIVIEVKYREQPDAYLITYHLEIEEQAKGPVVKREFLRWKRGHPAAPFLFLDYRYGKGKVITGEQPEPSDIRVDKPLSGPEVLAVSTLGTLAENPRVIALRNFITGWHLSYLSADAVRGNPEAGAEERLSPTGDNLPNVVQYLREQHPERLERIFETLRRRIPRIEKVQAEVLQDSRLLLLVKDAPFSTPVLSRFASDGTLKLLAYLTLLYDPEPPRLVGIEEPENYLHPRLLPELAEECRLASDHTQLIVTTHSPFFINPLQPKEVRVLYRTADGYTRARRASDMPGVQEFLDQGANLGELWMEGHFDVGDPLNPQSLMGLDDEP, translated from the coding sequence ATGACCAACAATCCGAATCCGCCCCGCATCGAGAGCCTCTCCGTGCGCAACTACCGTGCGTTGAGAGAGCTGACTCTTGATCAACTGACGCCGCTGACCGTGCTGTTGGGGCCTAATGGCAGCGGCAAGTCCACGGTGTTCGATGTTTTCGCGTTTCTCTCCGAATGTTTCTCCGATGGTCTGCGCAAGGCTTGGGATCGTCGGGGCCGTTTTCGCGAGTTGCGCAGCAGAGATCAGGGCGGGCCGATCGTCATCGAGGTCAAGTATCGTGAACAGCCGGATGCCTACCTGATTACCTACCATTTGGAAATTGAGGAACAGGCCAAGGGGCCCGTGGTGAAGCGGGAGTTTTTGCGCTGGAAGCGGGGCCATCCGGCCGCCCCTTTCCTTTTTCTGGACTACCGTTACGGCAAGGGCAAGGTGATCACCGGCGAACAACCCGAGCCGAGCGACATCCGTGTGGACAAGCCGCTGTCCGGGCCGGAGGTGCTGGCGGTCAGCACTCTGGGTACGCTGGCGGAGAATCCGCGGGTCATTGCCTTGCGAAATTTCATCACCGGCTGGCATCTTTCCTATCTGTCCGCTGACGCTGTCCGGGGCAATCCCGAAGCGGGCGCCGAGGAGCGGCTTTCGCCCACCGGCGACAATCTGCCCAATGTCGTCCAGTACCTGCGCGAACAGCATCCGGAGCGACTGGAGCGGATTTTCGAGACCTTGCGCCGCCGCATCCCGCGGATCGAAAAGGTGCAGGCAGAGGTGCTTCAGGACAGTCGTCTGCTGTTGCTGGTCAAGGACGCGCCATTTTCAACGCCGGTCTTGTCTCGTTTCGCCTCCGACGGCACCCTCAAGCTGCTGGCCTACCTGACCCTGCTCTACGACCCGGAGCCTCCCCGACTCGTGGGTATCGAGGAACCGGAAAACTACCTGCATCCCCGGCTGTTGCCCGAGTTGGCGGAAGAGTGCCGACTAGCCTCCGACCACACCCAGCTCATCGTCACGACCCATTCGCCCTTTTTTATCAATCCTCTTCAGCCGAAAGAGGTTCGTGTGTTGTACCGGACCGCGGATGGATACACGCGGGCACGGCGGGCCAGCGACATGCCCGGCGTTCAAGAATTTCTGGACCAGGGAGCCAACCTGGGTGAACTTTGGATGGAGGGGCATTTCGACGTCGGCGATCCCCTGAATCCCCAAAGCCTTATGGGTCTGGACGATGAGCCATGA
- the thiC gene encoding phosphomethylpyrimidine synthase ThiC — protein sequence MNWTTQMDAARRGIITDQMRTVAAKENLPVETLVERMAAGEVIIPANKNHAHLDPEGVGRGLRTKINVNLGISKDACDMDLEMEKVRHALRLGAEAIMDLSCFGKTREFRQALIAESRAMIGTVPIYDAVGFYDKNLSDITADEFFDVVQTHVDDGVDFLTIHCGLNRLTAERIEKTDRLTSLVSRGGSLLYAWMKENDAENPFYEHYDRLLDICVKHDVTLSLGDGCRPGSLHDATDAVQVQEMIVLGELTKRAWERDVQVMIEGPGHMALNEIAANMVLEKRLCHGAPFYVLGPLVTDVAPGYDHITSAIGGAVAAAAGADFLCYVTPAEHLRLPTLEDMKEGIMAARIAAHAADIAKGIPGARNWDDKMSKARADLDWEGMFTLALDPEKARAYRASSRPHHEDSCTMCGKMCAVRTMKRIKEGKDIRLDD from the coding sequence ATGAACTGGACAACCCAGATGGATGCGGCCCGCAGGGGCATTATCACGGACCAGATGCGCACCGTGGCGGCCAAGGAAAATCTGCCCGTGGAAACCCTAGTGGAGCGCATGGCCGCGGGCGAGGTGATCATTCCGGCCAACAAGAACCACGCCCACCTGGACCCCGAGGGGGTCGGACGGGGATTGCGCACCAAGATCAACGTCAACCTGGGCATTTCCAAGGACGCCTGCGACATGGACCTGGAAATGGAAAAGGTCCGCCACGCCCTGCGCCTGGGGGCCGAGGCGATCATGGACCTGAGCTGCTTCGGCAAGACAAGGGAATTCCGCCAGGCCCTGATCGCCGAGTCCCGGGCCATGATCGGCACGGTGCCCATCTACGACGCCGTGGGGTTCTACGACAAGAACCTGTCCGACATCACCGCTGACGAGTTCTTCGACGTAGTCCAGACCCATGTGGACGACGGCGTGGATTTTCTGACCATCCACTGCGGTCTGAACCGGCTGACCGCGGAGCGGATCGAGAAAACCGACCGCCTGACCTCCCTGGTCTCCCGGGGCGGCTCCCTGCTCTACGCCTGGATGAAGGAGAACGACGCCGAGAACCCGTTCTACGAGCATTACGACCGGCTCCTGGACATCTGCGTAAAGCACGACGTGACCCTGAGCCTGGGCGACGGCTGCCGCCCGGGCTCCCTGCACGACGCCACGGACGCGGTCCAGGTTCAGGAAATGATCGTCCTGGGCGAACTGACCAAACGGGCCTGGGAGCGCGACGTCCAGGTGATGATCGAAGGCCCCGGACACATGGCCCTGAACGAGATCGCCGCGAACATGGTCCTGGAGAAGCGGCTCTGCCACGGCGCGCCCTTCTACGTGCTCGGCCCCCTGGTCACGGACGTGGCCCCGGGCTACGACCACATCACCAGCGCCATCGGCGGAGCCGTGGCCGCGGCCGCTGGCGCGGACTTCCTCTGCTACGTCACCCCGGCGGAACACCTGCGCCTGCCCACCTTGGAGGATATGAAGGAAGGGATCATGGCCGCCCGCATCGCGGCCCACGCCGCGGACATCGCCAAGGGCATCCCCGGAGCACGCAACTGGGACGACAAAATGTCCAAGGCCCGCGCCGACCTGGACTGGGAAGGCATGTTCACCCTGGCCCTGGACCCGGAAAAAGCCCGGGCCTACCGCGCCTCCTCCCGCCCGCACCACGAGGACTCCTGCACCATGTGCGGCAAGATGTGCGCGGTCAGGACCATGAAGCGGATCAAGGAGGGGAAGGATATTCGGCTGGATGATTGA